TTACAGTGGAATACCATCCCGGAAACAGCATCTCAGCATCCCAAAATGTTTTAATCCCCTTTCACCTTCATTTGTAAGGTGTAAATGGCTGTGGATGCGGTAATGAATAACAGGTTGTTATCTTTTCCGCCAAAGCAGATATTAGCGGTCCATTTTTCCGGGATGGCGATATGTTCAATTTCCTTCCCTGTTTTGTCATAAACCAATACACCGTTGCCACATAGGTACAAATTACCCAAATTGTCCAGGGTCATCCCATCACCACCTTTGGAAATGAAGAGTTGCTTGTCTGAGAGGGTACCATCCTTATTGATTTTGTACCGGTAGGTTTTATCGGCGCCGATATCAGCTACATAAAGCCATTTCCCATCGCGGGTACCGATGATACCATTGGGTTTTGTAAGATCTCCGGCTGCCAGTAGCGGTTTCTTTTTGCCTTTTGGCAGATAGTATACCTGTTGAGCTTCAATATCGGGTTTTTGCCTGTCCCAATAAGCGCGTTGATAATAAGGATCGGTAAAGTAAATATTGCCCGCAGGGCTTATCCATACGTCGTTCGGGCCATTCAGCCGGTGTCCTTCGAAATTGTTTACCAGCACGGTCACCTTTCCTTTGGGCGTAATGGACCATAGTTCATCTTTTTCATCTGCACAGGCCAGCATATTGCCTTTCCTGTCGAAGTAAAGACCGTTGGAGCGACCGGCAGGGTCCATGAAAACAGACAATTTCCCGTCTGTATCATATTTCCAGATCTTGTTATTGGGTTGATCCGTAAAGTAGATATTGCCTTTTTTATCTGACGCCGGCCCTTCGGTAAAAGAAAACTGGCTGGAAACCAGTTGCGGAGTGGCATTATCAGCAATGATGCCGGCATTGGGTTGCTGACCCTGTACCGGTTGTAGTGCGTATATCAGGCAAAAGAAAATGCCTGCATAAACTTGTTTTATTATTTGCATATCGTGGAATCGTTTCACAAGTGTAGTAATTATCGGGAAATTATTATAGAAAAGATGGTATTAACGGGCGAATTAGTATTTAATTAAGTCTGCCGTTAAGCCATCGGTATTAGTTTGCAGGCTGCTGCAAGAACAGCAATAACATCTTCCGCTTATCAAATTACTTTCTAAATTAATTCCACATGAGAAACTCATTATTGTTGGTAGCTGCTGTGCTTTTGCTATGTTGTCAGACTTTATCAGCACAAAACAAGGACAGTACACAAACTACCTACCCATCATTTAAAGGACTGGTGATGGCCGGATACCAGGGCTGGTTCAGGGCAGAAGGCGATGGTACTTCCTCCCGGCGTCATGTTTATGGCGATGAAACCCGCAGTGGTATTGATGCATGGCCGGATGTAAGCGAGTATGAACAAACCTATGCCACTCCTTTTTTGCTGAAAGATGGCAGCCAGGCGCGTTTCTTTAGCTCGCACGATAAAAGTACCGTTGATCTTCATTTTAAGTGGATGCAGGAATATGGCGTAGATGGTGTATTCATGCAACGGTTCTTCCAGGAAACAAAGCGGGACCGGAAAAGCAGGTCCGAATCCACCACTATCCTGAGCAATGCATTGCTGGCGGCATCAAAATATAAAAGAGCGATTGCTGTTATGTATGATCTTTCCGGTTTGAAAGGAAAGGGGGAAGATTGTTCTTCTATTATTGACGATTGGAAATACCTGGTAGATGAGATCGGGGTTACCCGGCAGACGGGCACCCATACCTATCTGCATGAAAATGGCAAGCCGGTAGTGGTGATCTGGGGCGTGGGTTTTCCGGACCGGCCTTATGATATCCGTAACATTGGTCTGGAACGGGTCATTGATTTTCTGAAAAATGATCCGGTATATGGCAACTGTACCGTGATGCTGGGTGTGCCTACTTCCTGGCGGGAACTGAATGCAGATTGTATCCACGATCCTTACCTGCACACGCTGATCAGGCAGGCAGATATGGTATTGCCCTGGACAGTACAAAGATTTTCGCCGTTGCTGCATAATGATATGGACCGCTACCGGGATCTGCTGATCAGTGATATGGAATGGTGCCGTAAAAACAAGGTGGAATATGTTCCCTGTGTATATCCCGGTTTCAGCTGGCATAACCTGAGCCGTTATGAATTTCCTGATGATGTAAAACCACTGGGCTCTATTCCGCGGCAGGGCGGCCGGTTTTACTGGCAGCAATTAGCTACTGCCATCAATGCAGGTGCTTCTATGATTTATGTAGCGATGTTTGATGAAGTAAATGAAGGTACAGCCATTTTTAAATGTTCGGATAACCCACCTGTAACAAAAACGGATGTTGCATTTATTGGTATGGATGGAAAGCCTTCCGACTGGTATTTATGGCTCACCGGTGAGGCGGCAAAGATGTTGCGTAAAGAAAAACCTGTTAGCCTGGTGTTGCCGGAACGTAAATAGTACATGAACAGGGGGGTGAAACGCCTGCATGAGGCTTGCGCATTTTCGCTGGGGGTAGGGAATTATTTTTAAAAAAACTTGTAGCGTTTAGAAATGGTTAACACTTCGCACTTTTGGAAGCTGTAATATTGATGACAAGCAGTAAACGTCAATTATCTTTTAAACCATGAAATGGCTATGAAAATTTTCCCAACCCCAGCCAGGGCTTCTTCCGGCAATAATGACAAGGCATTTGAAGCAGCATACGGGAAGTATTATAAGTCGCTGTTTTATCTTGCCTACCTGAAGGTGAAAGATTATTCCGATGCAGGGGAGGTGGTAAAACAGGTTTTTATCACTGCTTACGGGATGAAAACAGTGGATTGGACAAGTCCCGACCTGGCGGATTTCCTGGCCAGGAAAGTGGTTGCAGCCTGCTGTGGCCGTCATGCAGGGATAGGAAGTATGCTGAAAGGCCGGGTGGCCCCGGCAGAAAAGATCCTATCCCTGATAAAATAGCTAAAGGGCGCTGCCGGTTATTATATCAGGTGAATAATGCAACTTTGCAGTATGGCAGATATAAAGTCGATCCAGGATTTTTATGCAGAAACTGCTGCTTCCGTACCGGAGAATGTGCCGAAAGAAATAGGGCATTTCAACGTGTTTGAAACCGCTCATTTTGCCGGAGAAAAGGCGGCGCCCATGCCTTACGACCGCCGGGCCTATTATAAGATTAGCCTGATCATAGGAAAAAACAGGGCGGAATATGCCGACAAAGTCATTGATATTGAAGCGCATGCCCTTCTTTTTGCGACGCCTAAAATACCTTATAACTGGCAACCGTTGAGCGATGTACAGGGTGGTTATTTCTGCATCTTTACAGAAGATTTTCTGACAAAAAACAGTAGTGACCTGCTGTTGCAACAGCTGCCGGTATTCAGTCCGGGAGGTCATCCTGTACTATCTCTTACAGCTGAGCAGGTAAAGGAGGTGGAGCATATCTTCCTTAAAATGTTTAAGGAAATGAACAGCGACTATGTATATAAATATGACCTGCTCCGGAACTATGTGATAGAACTCATCCACAACGGGCAGAAGTTGCAGCCTGTTACTACCTTGTATACTGATTCCAATGCAGCCGGCAGAATTTCTGCGCTTTTTACGGAACTCCTGGAAAGGCAGTTCCCCGTTGAGTCTCCGCGGCAACAGCTGAAACTGCGGGCAGCAAAGGATTATGCCAGCCAGTTGTCGGTACATGTCAATTATCTCAACAAAGTATTAAAGGACGTTACCGGCAAAACCACTACCGTACTCATTGCGGAGCGATTGGTAAAAGAGGCCAAAGTAATGCTGAAACATACCGATAGGAACATTTCAGAAATTGCCTGGAGCCTGGGATTTGAAGATCCCTCTCACTTTAATTATCTCTTTAAAAAACATACGCTGCTTACACCCACCGCATTCCGGTCCTGATATTTGAATTTCGCTAGTATTGATTTGATACCCGCAAGCATGCAGGGCCATGCCCATGCTACCTTTGCTGTATCAATCATTCAAAATAGTTATTCAAATGGAATCCAATAACAAAATAGCACTCGTAACCGGTGCCAATCGCGGCTTAGGAAAGAACATGGCTTTGAAACTCGCAGCAAGTGGTGTAGATATTATTGCGGTATACCGTAGTAATAAAGAAGAGGCCGAAGCAGTGGTGGCCACTATTGAAAAAACCGGCAGAAAGGCTGCCCTGTTGCAACTCGACGTCGCAGATACCTCCTCCTTTGATACTTTCTTCCAATCGCTGGGCAGCATCCTGAAAGAAAAGTGGAACCGGCACCAGTTCGATTTCCTGGTCAACAACGCCGGTATTGACGCGCATTCCCTGTTCCCTGATACCACTGAAAACGCATTTGATGCCCTGATGAATGTGCATTTCAAAGGCGTCTATTTCCTCACCCAGAAAGCCCTGCCTTTTATCAATGATAACGGCAGGATCATCAATCTTTCTACGGGCTTAACCAGGTTTGCAACACCCGGCTATGCTGCTTATGCAGCCATGAAAGGCGCGGTGGAAGTGCTCACAAAATACCTGGCCAAGGAACTGGGTCACCGGGGCATTACGGTGAATGCAGTGGCGCCGGGTATTACGCATACCGACTTTACAAAAAATGCTTTTGCGCATCAGCCGCAGCTGGAAACTGTTATGAGCTCCTTTACTGCCCTGGGCAGGGTAGGGCAGCCGGATGATATAGGCGGTATTGTTGCTTTCCTTTGTACACCGGAAGCCCGCTGGATTACTGCACAAAGAATTGAAGCGTCGGGCGGCCTCTTTTTGTAATCCGTCATTTTACCTCACGTGGTATCCCTTGCTGCTCAGTTCTGCCGCTGTAAAGGCAATATATTGGGCTTCATGCAGGGGATAATCCCAACATCCCATGCGGTGGTACATTTCACCGCCAAAGCCCCTTTTAAACTTATACAGGCCATACAACGGATGTTGTGGGTCAGGGGTAGGAGACACGCCGAAGAAGTCGTATTCGGTGCAGCCTTTTTGTTTGGCGCGCCGCATCGCTTCCCATTGCAGGAGGTAGGTGCCCATATAGTTCCGGTTCATATTGGCAGAGGCGCCATAGAGATAGGTACCCCTGTTGCCAGACACCACGAGGAACATGGCGGCCAACGGCATGCCGTCTGCTTCTGCCAGCAGCATTTCAACTTCCGCAGGGGAGTTGGTGTTGCTGGCGCGGGCGGTTAATACGGTCTTGAAATAATTAATGTCATCCTGACAAATACCGTTCCTGGCCGAAGTTTGCGTGTATAGGTCGTACCACGTGGTGATATCTTCCAATCCGGAGGATTTTACCGTTACGCCTTTCCTTTTTGCCAGCTGAATATTGTACCTGGTTTTGGTCTTCATATTTTCCAGCAAAACATGTTCATCTCTCTTTAAATCCATAAAAATAGTATTGGATGGGAGGATGTCGCTGTTCGTCTTTTTCAGGTTCCAGTTCTGTGTGTTATAGTTAAAGCGTAGTTCCTGCATCTTTTTGCCGGGAGGGCCTGTCCAGATACCTTGTTCGTCAAAATATTGCTCGTCCATAGACCAGTGCGACTGCCATGCCAGATCATAACGGATCATAATACATTTATTGGGCAGCAACGGACGGAGGGACTCCGATAATTCTTCCAGGAAAACGCCCTGGCGGTCCATATGGGGCTCCGTTTCAGGGCCGTAGGGCACATAGGCCATGCAATATTCATCATTGATCTGCCGGATGATCACCAGCACATCGCTCTCTACAAATTTATGTTCAGGTGTATCTGTAAATAATTCACTTTTTGCTACCTTAAAATCAAAGGCACTCGACATCAACCCCTGTCGGGTCTTCACTTCCGACCAAAAGGCCGTTTGTTGCAGTATAGGTGTTTTATTCACCTGTTCTATTTCTTTTTTACTGACTTTGATATTCATTTCTGACCGTATTAGCAATGATGATCATGCTGATATTATCACTTTTTGTTAAATGAAATAATCATTTAACCTCGCGGTGAAAGCATGATAAAAAAAGATAAAATGGGATTCCCCCGAACATGGTAATAAACTATAAATGGTTCGGGGCTTTTGTATGAAAGTCTTTGTAATTAGAGACGAAATACAGTTTCTTACAAAAGCAGAAAAAGGGGGCAGTATCCGCTACAGGCGGCACCGGCACGCAATAAGCCAGAGACTTATCCGTGCAATCTATCGGGCGATATGATATGCAGTGTAACATGCCGGCGCAAAGGTACGAAAAAAATATTTTTTACTTCCTGGGGTAGCGAAGATGACATTTTGCTGTTCTTGTGGCGGAGCAGTAAAATCCGCCGTGAGTACAATTTGCGGGATACACCGAATCAGGGTGACAGGCACAAATGGTAAGAGAATGTTAAAAGATTGATTTTTTTTATTAAGTTAGCATAAACGTTTTAGCAACCAATGAACAGGGCTGACATTTCTGAATGGCAACACCGGATCAACCAAAATGATGACGAGCAGGCATTTGCCTGTTTGTTTCGCCATTTTTATGACCGCCTCATTCATTTTTGTGTACAGTATGTGCATGTCACCGAAGCGGCGGAAGAAATTGTGTCGGACGTTTTTGTGAAGCTATGGAACCGTCGCAGCGAGCTCGACAAAGTAAATAATCTCCAGGTATATCTTTTTGTTGCCGTAAAAAATCATTCGCTCAATTATCTCGAACAGTATTCCCATCTCCGCATTGTGCCGCTGCATGAATCCGGTATGGCCAATCTCCGCAACAGCGTAGACCTGGAACGTGACCTGGAATGGAAAGAGATGCGTTTTAAGATGGACCAGATCGTGGAATCACTGCCGGAACAGTGCCGCCGGATCTTTAAACTCATCAAAGAAGATGGTTTTAAATATAAAGAAGTAGCCCAGATCCTCAATATCTCTCCCAGAACCGTAGAAACACAGCTTTTTAGGGCCATGCGCCGTCTTAATGATGGTTTGTCAAGGCTGCACAAGGGCCGGAACATATTGCCGCCGTTGCTGATCTTATTGGCATTGTCGTACTTTGTCTGATCCCCCCAAAAAAATATTTTTCCCGCTTGTAAGTAATTCCCTCTCCTTTACCTGTCCTTGGTATCGTATACGATTCCATTTTATGATCCACGAAGAGAAATTTATCAACCTGGCCACACATGTACTTACAGGAGTGGCTACTGTGGCGGAAAAGCAGGAGCTGGATGCCTTGCTGACGCAATACCCGGAATTAGCGGAACGTTACACCCTGCTCGCTAACTACTTCACCGACCCCGGCAACCGGGCGGCGGAGAACACCGAGCTGGTGTTGCAACGTACATTGGCAAAAATCAGATCACAGGAAGATGCCATCCCATCTCCCCAACACAAAAAATGGCAGTTATCTGCCTGGAAATGGGCAGCGGCAGCAAGCGTAATAGGAATCCTGGCTGGTGGCCTGTACCTGTTTAAAGGTAGCTCCGCTAAAAAAACAGCCATGAACACCCAGTGGCTCAAACGCAGCAATGGTAAAGGGATCAAATCATTTATCACATTGGCCGATGGCAGTAAAATATGGCTGAATGCTGCGAGCGTACTCACTTATCCCCGCAAGTTCAATAGCAGCAACCGTGAAGTATACCTCGAAGGGGAAGCCTTTTTTGATGTAGCCAACAATGTGGAACGCCCTTTTATTATTCACCTGAAAAAAGGTACGATTAAAGTACTAGGCACTTCCTTTAATATCCGTGCATATAATAATGAACCGGTACAAACGGCTGTGGTAACGGGTAAGGTGGCCTTTATTCCCAGGTATGAAGGCACCCGGAAAATAGGAGACACCATTCTTATTACACCCGATGTGAAAGTGACCTACACTTCCAGCAGCGGAACGCTCGTAAAAGGTACCACCATCGGCAATGAAGATAAAGCCTGGACAGAAGGACGCCTGATTTTCAGAAACGCCACCCTGGAAGAAATCGGCTATAGCCTGGAAAGGAACTTTAGCAAGCGGGTCATATTTGAAGCCAAAGCACCGCGCCAGTTCCGGCTTACAGGATCTTTCCATAATAACTCGCTGGAAGATATTATGTATTACCTGAGCCGTTCAAAAGCATTTCATTATACCATTACTGATAGTACACTTGTTATTGCAGAATAAATACTTGTTATACGAATGCCTGATTGTTTTTGCTGATAAATAATTTCCTATTCACTAATTATTAATTGACCACTACGTTATGAGAAAAGAACTGATCAAAGCTCTTTGCGGGCCTTCTTTTCGATCGCCTTTCCTTTCGCTGGTAATGTGCCTGGTATTCCTGAGCGTGCTGGATCTGCACGCGCAGATAGCCTATGCTTCGGGTATGCGCAGACCGCCATCGGACCAACAGGTGAAAGAACGGGAAAGCGGAATGAATTATGTCGTGAGCTTGCAGGTAGAAAATGCCAGCCTCGGACAAGTACTCGAAATAATTGAGCAGCAAACATCCCTGGTGTTTGTCTATTCCAACGATGAAATCAAAGCATCACAAAGGATTTCGCTGAATGTAAAAAATAATAAACTGGACGATGTTCTCCAGATGATCCTGCTGCCGCTGAATATCCGGTATGAGATGATCAGCAACAAAATCATCCTGAAACAAACAAGTCTTGCTACACTGGATGATCAGCAACAGGAACTAGCCATCTCCGGCCGTGTTGTCAACAACAAAGGAGAAGGGATACCCAATGTAAACGTGCGTGTACAGGGCCTGAGCATCGGTACGGTGACCAACAGGGATGGCGTTTATTCCTTAAAGATACCTGCCGCACAGGCCAATGGTATCCTGATTTTTTCTTCTGTAGGATATATTCCTGCGGAGATAAATATCAATGGAAGAACCCATATAGTAGCCATGCTCACGGAAGATGCAAAAGACCTGAACGAGATTGTGATCACTGCTTATGGTCAGCAGAAAAGAACACAGGTAACAGCCGCCATCAGTACGATCTCTAACAAAGATATTACCAGCCGGCCTGCTACCAGTATGTTCCAGGCTTTACAGGGACTTGCACCTAACCTGATTATCCAACAGAACACGGCCGAGCCGGGCGCCACTATCAATATGAATATCCGCGGTGTGGGTAGCTTAACAGGCAACGCACCCCTGGTGATTATTGATGGGGTGCAGGCAGGTAACACCGGTTTGCAAAACCTGAATCCTTATGATGTGGAAAATATTTCTGTGCTGAAAGATGCTGCATCTGCGGCTATCTACGGGTCACAGGCGGCAAATGGCGTGATCTACATCACTACAAAAAGGGGAAAGAAAGACGAGCGTCCTACGGTGCAGTACAATGGTATGTACGGCTGGCAAACACCTACTACTTTGCCCCGGCAGGTAGAAGCATGGCAGTACATGACCCTAAAAAATGAAGCATTGGTCAACTCCGGTAAAACACCGCAGTTTGCGCCCGCTGATATTAAATCCTGGCACGACCGTGGCTCCGAACCGGCCATGCTGCGTGAAATGGTGCGGGAATATACACCACAGCAGAACCATAGTCTGAGCGTTACCGGTGGTGGTAAAACCAGTAGCTACCTGTTGTCACTGGGTTATGTAGACCAGGGCAACATGTTGCAAAACAAGTGGCTGCCATCAGACCAGGAATTTTATTATAAACGCTACAATGCACGCCTGAATGTATCCATAGACGTAAGCAAATATGTGAAAGTATCCGGAAACGTAGCTTACACGCGCTCCAACACCCGCACACAGGTATTTGATATGGGACTCCTGATGCGTGATGCCATGCGTGTTCCCCGTATTTATCCGGTGAAGGATTCGTTGGGTAACTGGGTAGTACCCAGTCTTACCAGTAACAGTGTGTTTGCACAGCTGGGTGAAGGCGGTTATAAAATGAATGCTATGGATAACCTGATGGGTGGATTGGATGTGGTGATTACCCCGGCAGATCATTTTAAGATCAACCTGAATGCATCCGGTAATTACAATATCAACAATGAAACCCGCCGTATCAACAAGTTCAGTTACGCACCTTATTATACCACGGCTAATCCGCCACTGTATAATGAAATGCATCAGAGTGAATACAAGGACCTCTATACTAACGTGTACGCCACTGCGGAGTATGAAAATACTTTCGGTCGTCATTATGTGAAAGGACAGGTAGGTGTGCGCAGTGATGCGGTAAATGAAGGCTATGGCTTCCGTGGGGATCGTTTTGGTACCACTAATCTTGATAAGGACTGGTCTATCGGGGGTGGATATATTCCCAAAGCGGATGGTACCTACGACTATGCACAGATAGGTACGTACAACGATTTTACCAATCCTAACCTGTATGCATTGAACTCTTTATTCGGAAGGGTAAACTATGTATATAATGATAAATACCTGGCAGAATTTACCTGGCGGTATGATGGTTCTTCCAAACTGGCGCCGGGTCATCGCTGGCAGTTCTTCCCCGCGTTTTCACTGGGATGGAGACTGACAGATGAAGCCTTTATGCAGGGAATAAAAGACAAGGTGGGTAATGTAAAACTGCGCTATTCCTGGGGACAGGTGGGTAATTCCACTATCGGCGGATTCAACTACCTGGCCAGGGTGAATATCAATTCGGGTTATTATGCGTTCAACAATTCACCGGTAACCGGCTCCACTTTTTCAACCTATAATGATCTGTTGCAGTGGGAAATTTCCGCGATGAGCAACTACGGCGTGGATGCGGATTTCTTTAAAGGTAAGCTCACCGCATCTTTCGATTATTTTGAAAAGATGACCACCGGCATTTACCTTTTCCAGACCGTTCCCGGTACTGCCGGTACAGATGCGCCACTGGAAAATGTGGGTAAAGTAAATAACAAAGGTTGGGAGCTGGCATTGACGTATCGCACCAGGACAGGCGCTTTTAATCATTCCTTTGGTTTTAACCTGGCTGATAACCTGAATAAGGTCATCAAGTTCGGACAGGAATCAATCCGCGGCAGCGATTTTACTTATATCATCAAAGAAGGTTTCCCCATTGCTTCGTACTATGGATATAAATCCAATGGCCTGTATCAGAACCTGGATGATCTGAAAAGTGCGCCAAAAGTGCCTTTCGCATATAACCAGCAGGTAATGCCGGGAGATATAAAATATATCGACCGCAATGGCGATGGCGTGATCGATGAAAGCGACCGCTATGTATTTGGTAATCCTTTCCCCCGCTATACTTTTGGTTTTACCTATAGTGTGAGCTGGAAGAACTTTGACATGACCATGTTCTGGCAAGGGGTGGGCAAAAGATCCCAGTTCCTGCGGGGTGACATCGTAGAGGCCTTCCATAACAATGAAGACCATGCCATGATCCAACACCTGGACCGCTGGACGCCTACCAATCCCGGCGCTACTTATCCGCGTCTCACTATTGGTGCGGCAGATGCCAACAATTTTGCATACTCCGATTACTGGATGTTTGACACCAAATACCTGCGCCTTAAAAATTTACAGGTAGGATATAACCTGCCGAAATCATTGCTGGACAAGGCGAAGATCCAGGGTGTACGGGTTTATTTCACCAGCCAGAACCTCATAACAATAATGCCTAAACGATTCCGTGAGCTGGGGGTAGATCCTGAGTTTACGCAATTTGATGACAAGCTGGGTAATGCTAGTTACAATCCTATTGCAGGACGTAATTATCCCAATGCTGCCACCTTTGCTTTTGGTTTGGATGTAAAGTTCTGATGCTTAAACAATCTATTGTATGAAGAAGTTACTATTGATAATATTACTCGCGGCGGGCATGTCCGGTTGTCGTAAGCTGGACCAGCCTATCACGCGGGAGTTTACTGAAACGGCTTACTGGCGTGATTCACAGGATGCGCTGGACGCATTGACCGCCTGTTATGAGCATCTCTCCAAAGATGATTACTTTTTTGGTGATGAAGCCCTGAGCGATAACGCTTATAACAGCGGTAGCGGATTACTGAATGTAACCTCCATTTCCAACGGCGGTTACGATGGTTCCAATGCCCGTGTAAAAGATACCTGGGGTTATTACTTTACAACTATTCGTAGGTGCAACACCGTTACTGCCAATGCAGACCGTGTACCCGGAATGGATAGTACCCTGAAACGCCGGATCGTAGCAGAGGCCCGGTTTATACGTGCCTATGCTTATTTTCAGCTCACTGCCTGGTACGGCGATGTACCTTTTTATACGGACCTTATCTCTATTGAGCAGTCCCGTGTTATTGCACGTACGGATAAAAACACCGTGCAGCAGTTTGTATTACAGGAGCTGGCCGATATTCAGAAAGACTTGCCCACGAATACGCAGCTGGCGGAAAAAGACCGCGGCCGTGTGACCCGTGGTGCGGCTATTGCGCTGAGTGCCCGCGTACACCTGTTCCGCAGCGAGTGGCCGGGAGTAGTGAGTGACTGTGAACTGCT
The Chitinophaga sp. MM2321 DNA segment above includes these coding regions:
- a CDS encoding SMP-30/gluconolactonase/LRE family protein, which translates into the protein MKRFHDMQIIKQVYAGIFFCLIYALQPVQGQQPNAGIIADNATPQLVSSQFSFTEGPASDKKGNIYFTDQPNNKIWKYDTDGKLSVFMDPAGRSNGLYFDRKGNMLACADEKDELWSITPKGKVTVLVNNFEGHRLNGPNDVWISPAGNIYFTDPYYQRAYWDRQKPDIEAQQVYYLPKGKKKPLLAAGDLTKPNGIIGTRDGKWLYVADIGADKTYRYKINKDGTLSDKQLFISKGGDGMTLDNLGNLYLCGNGVLVYDKTGKEIEHIAIPEKWTANICFGGKDNNLLFITASTAIYTLQMKVKGD
- a CDS encoding glycoside hydrolase family 71/99-like protein, with protein sequence MRNSLLLVAAVLLLCCQTLSAQNKDSTQTTYPSFKGLVMAGYQGWFRAEGDGTSSRRHVYGDETRSGIDAWPDVSEYEQTYATPFLLKDGSQARFFSSHDKSTVDLHFKWMQEYGVDGVFMQRFFQETKRDRKSRSESTTILSNALLAASKYKRAIAVMYDLSGLKGKGEDCSSIIDDWKYLVDEIGVTRQTGTHTYLHENGKPVVVIWGVGFPDRPYDIRNIGLERVIDFLKNDPVYGNCTVMLGVPTSWRELNADCIHDPYLHTLIRQADMVLPWTVQRFSPLLHNDMDRYRDLLISDMEWCRKNKVEYVPCVYPGFSWHNLSRYEFPDDVKPLGSIPRQGGRFYWQQLATAINAGASMIYVAMFDEVNEGTAIFKCSDNPPVTKTDVAFIGMDGKPSDWYLWLTGEAAKMLRKEKPVSLVLPERK
- a CDS encoding helix-turn-helix transcriptional regulator, which gives rise to MADIKSIQDFYAETAASVPENVPKEIGHFNVFETAHFAGEKAAPMPYDRRAYYKISLIIGKNRAEYADKVIDIEAHALLFATPKIPYNWQPLSDVQGGYFCIFTEDFLTKNSSDLLLQQLPVFSPGGHPVLSLTAEQVKEVEHIFLKMFKEMNSDYVYKYDLLRNYVIELIHNGQKLQPVTTLYTDSNAAGRISALFTELLERQFPVESPRQQLKLRAAKDYASQLSVHVNYLNKVLKDVTGKTTTVLIAERLVKEAKVMLKHTDRNISEIAWSLGFEDPSHFNYLFKKHTLLTPTAFRS
- a CDS encoding SDR family oxidoreductase — translated: MESNNKIALVTGANRGLGKNMALKLAASGVDIIAVYRSNKEEAEAVVATIEKTGRKAALLQLDVADTSSFDTFFQSLGSILKEKWNRHQFDFLVNNAGIDAHSLFPDTTENAFDALMNVHFKGVYFLTQKALPFINDNGRIINLSTGLTRFATPGYAAYAAMKGAVEVLTKYLAKELGHRGITVNAVAPGITHTDFTKNAFAHQPQLETVMSSFTALGRVGQPDDIGGIVAFLCTPEARWITAQRIEASGGLFL
- a CDS encoding peptidoglycan bridge formation glycyltransferase FemA/FemB family protein, producing MNIKVSKKEIEQVNKTPILQQTAFWSEVKTRQGLMSSAFDFKVAKSELFTDTPEHKFVESDVLVIIRQINDEYCMAYVPYGPETEPHMDRQGVFLEELSESLRPLLPNKCIMIRYDLAWQSHWSMDEQYFDEQGIWTGPPGKKMQELRFNYNTQNWNLKKTNSDILPSNTIFMDLKRDEHVLLENMKTKTRYNIQLAKRKGVTVKSSGLEDITTWYDLYTQTSARNGICQDDINYFKTVLTARASNTNSPAEVEMLLAEADGMPLAAMFLVVSGNRGTYLYGASANMNRNYMGTYLLQWEAMRRAKQKGCTEYDFFGVSPTPDPQHPLYGLYKFKRGFGGEMYHRMGCWDYPLHEAQYIAFTAAELSSKGYHVR
- a CDS encoding RNA polymerase sigma-70 factor yields the protein MNRADISEWQHRINQNDDEQAFACLFRHFYDRLIHFCVQYVHVTEAAEEIVSDVFVKLWNRRSELDKVNNLQVYLFVAVKNHSLNYLEQYSHLRIVPLHESGMANLRNSVDLERDLEWKEMRFKMDQIVESLPEQCRRIFKLIKEDGFKYKEVAQILNISPRTVETQLFRAMRRLNDGLSRLHKGRNILPPLLILLALSYFV
- a CDS encoding FecR domain-containing protein; its protein translation is MIHEEKFINLATHVLTGVATVAEKQELDALLTQYPELAERYTLLANYFTDPGNRAAENTELVLQRTLAKIRSQEDAIPSPQHKKWQLSAWKWAAAASVIGILAGGLYLFKGSSAKKTAMNTQWLKRSNGKGIKSFITLADGSKIWLNAASVLTYPRKFNSSNREVYLEGEAFFDVANNVERPFIIHLKKGTIKVLGTSFNIRAYNNEPVQTAVVTGKVAFIPRYEGTRKIGDTILITPDVKVTYTSSSGTLVKGTTIGNEDKAWTEGRLIFRNATLEEIGYSLERNFSKRVIFEAKAPRQFRLTGSFHNNSLEDIMYYLSRSKAFHYTITDSTLVIAE